TTTTGCTGTGAATGATGTCCCTTCAGGATCTTACGTTGTAGAAGTTGTCACGCCAACCTTTAGATTCGAACCAGTGCGTGTTGATATCACATCCAAGGGCAAAATGAGGTAAGACCTTATTGTTGAGAGAGAGGCCAAAAAGGCACatagaaatatttcatgttgaGTCAGCCTTATATTTTCTTCAGTGCACTGTGAAAAAGCAACTCTGTTCCACTAAAGTAACCATGTGTCATTTCACAGGGCACGTCTTGTGAACTACATTAAGACTTCAGAAGTAATTCGCCAGCCATATCCTCTCCAAATCAGGGCAAGCGGCGCTCACAGCTACTTCATGAAGAGGGAAACCTGGGGCTGGACAGACTTCCTTATGAACCCAatggtaaaaacactgatgaacaTGCTGGATATGTATGATCTATTGTGTTGATATACCTCAGCAGTGGTAggagatgtgtatgtgtgttaaaaaAGTGCAACAGCTCAGATTTAGGTAAGTAGAAGTGCACAGTCTTTGGACCAGGAAATGTGGGCATTAGTTAAACATTAATAATGATTCCTGTGGTCTACAAATTATGAACTTAATGGTGCACAACCTCAACTTGAGATGTTTCTGAATATCCAAGCACCCTGATCTGGAATGTAACACTTGTAAAGAAGAGTAGATCAAAACCATTCTATTTACCAAAAGGAAATCCAGAAAATAAGACtgtattattcttattattattgttcatatCTGTTCATCTTCAATCAActgtttagtttgtgtgtgagaataaTTTCCGCCATTTCATATAGACGCTTGCTTAAAGATGAACTACTTCTGAATCTCATGTTTAAATGCAATGTACCTGTTTCTCCTGCAGGTTATGATGATGGTTCTGCCACTGCTGATTATTGTCTTGCTGCCCAAAGTGGTCAACACCAATGACCCAGAGATGAGAAAGGTAAAGACTCCTTAATAGACCAAAGTGTTATATCAGATGCATTGTACGTACATTGAGTTCATCATGCTGTGTCTTTTAATTGTATTGGATGCATTCTGATCAGTTTAATAAGGATTTATTGAATGGCACTAAATAGCACAATTCCTTTGTTTGTGATGTCAGCAATCAAAGGAAAATTTGTATTAACTTCATGACACCCTGTCCTGGTCTAGTATGAACAAATTATAACTGTGAGAAATGTCAGTGCAATCAATCAATTTCACTGCTGTCTTTACAGGAAATGGAGCAGTCCATGAACATGCTGAACCCCAACCCTGAGCTTCCAGACGTCTCTGAGCTCATGACCAAGCTCTTCTCTGGCTCCAAGGGCTCCAGCAaggcaggcagcagcagcaagggcACCAGGCCAGCTGCCAAGAGGAGGTAGTACTGTTCTGTACGCGTTTCTTCAGTCTGCCTAAAGAAGCACGAGTTATGCCATGGAAGCAAGATTTTTAAGTGTCATTTTCCCCTCCGGGTCTATTGTACAGTTTTCTTTATTAATAGATGTTTTGAGCACATCTTGATTTCTATTAAGCTATTGGAAACTGAGCAaaactaagatttttttttttttttttcatactgcACTGATAGAAATTTCTTAATCTCTGTAAAAGCTGTAATTCTTCATTTGCTCTCTACTTTCTACAAGTGGTTCTACTACTCATCATCAGTCTTTTCTGTGCTAACCCTCTGGTGtgcatttttttccactgctgctAATTCCACTACCTGAAAGAGAACATATATACATACTCAgagattttcttgttttttcgATTTCAGTAATACGACTGTGAATGAAGATTAATTGAATTTTAAGAATTCTTATTTAAAAGCCTAGATAATTAAATTGCAATGGTTATAtaacaactttgtttttatttcagaccATTTTATTATGTTGAAATTGAGCACATGGCCTTCTCATTTTTACCATACGGCCAGGATTCACATAGTGTACATACGTGCCTAAGGtgtataaattaaaatgataactACTGGACGGTCAAAGAGTGATAGAGCTGTGTGGTTGCTTTCAAGATCTCTAGAGTGTAACTGGCTTTACTTTGAATAAAGCGACAGTAAAGTCCATATTAAAGTCacaataaaatgtgtctgtgataAATGTCCTCAGTTAACCAGAACTCGGTATCAGTTGCTGACAGGAAATAATGAATGACTGTTTATCATAACTCAAGGttcacttactagcttttttcAGGCTTTCAGCCATATCACATTTTCTTCATCAGCTGTGGGgtgtttgctcagttgtcatggagatggatcTGCTGACTTGTGAGCTCAGTagcttttatgtttttcactTAAGAGTTAACTGTAAACCATCAGGGACGTCCTGAAGGTGCTAAACAGATAAAATCATAACATCTGCCGAGCTGGCACCTCAAGAGATGATCTCCATGACAACTCAACAAATCGTACCTGCAGATAAAGATGTGTAATGTGGTCGAAAATATAGCTCGACTGATACAGGATTTTTTATGTAGATATCGATATTTGggagtgtaaaaaaaatctactaACAATATATTGactggtagtttttttttagtaaataaacacataaacaatcTTGTTTCGGATcactttagattttttttttttgtgactaaGGTACATACCAtgtgttatattttaaaattgaaaCATCAACTTAACCAAGCTCTCTGGTGGACGAACTGTGTAAATGAGACACAGTTTCTAAATCAAATTTCTTGTTGCTCAACCAATACACGTATGTATTTGCAATAAGCTAATATCAGCCAATATATCAACCTGGCTGATTCATCAGTCTATCTTATAGAAAGTTCTGGGAAAAGCTACTAGTCGATGGGCTTTGagttgtgattgttttgtcaaactactaCTTCCAAGATCAAGAATCAGGGCTGGGATGCCCAGAGGGTCTCTAGATAAATCTGAGGAGTTACAAGATGATTATAGGGAAAGGAAAATCAAaaaaatttctgtttttttgttttgtggttgttgttttttttgtttttttttacttttgcttttgaAAGAATGCTTATGATACTTTGACCTCTTCAGGCCTCTaaaaaatcctttaaataaaacaatctgaGAAATTGCTTTTTTGAGTTGAACTGCTCATAGCTGATGTTCTATCTAAGGTGTTGTTTATACAGATATTAGCTGTGTTTTAACCCAACCTGCGACAAAGTGTATCCAAAACGTTTATATGGGTGCTGAAACATAATATAAGCTGAAGACAGACTGACAAAAGATATGCTACTCCCAGTATAGTGATAGCTCATCAGATTTAATTTAACTGAACGTTTTGATCTAACGGAGCTTCCTCTCTGAGGTCATCACCTGTGATGAGGGGTCACAAGTAGACATTGCTTGATATTATGGGTCATGCTGGGACCCACTGCTTTGGAGGGATAAGGCTGGTGATGTTCTGTAGTTTTCCCTTGGTCAAGATACTGTatcacatgaaaagaccaaaaccaatgtTGTGTCCGTCTCAATATTTCCaactaaactgacacaaattagaccatgGACacccatctgataagatttttgcttttagatgttttattacagagtGTTTTAAACAgtcacattctgtcattgtgttacttatggaaggaattttagtgaaaataaatgattcccctttttgctggggacccccaggaaccccctcTACGACCTCTGGGGGTCCCCTGACCCAACTTTTATAACCATTGCTCTAGGGAGTATTAAAGTCACCAGGACTGTAGATGTGGAACAGACTCAAAACAAACCATGTGGCCATGTTCACTGTAATATTATCGAACAACAATGGAGGTCTaagatcaattcattgttgtgttgttttcatagAATTTGTTATCTATAAGAAAAATAAGTTCtatcaccagccttatcctttaataATAGAGTCTTATCGGACTGTTATAATGCAAAAGCCTGCACCAACATGGAGTCTTAGGACCAGAGAGACCTCCGATGTCCTCTGGGAAGTCTTGAGCTCTGTTCTGCACTCACCAACTCTACATATTATCCATGGCAAACCGGATCAGATCAGAATCAACATGTTGaatgctgaaaatgtttgtgttg
The window above is part of the Seriola aureovittata isolate HTS-2021-v1 ecotype China chromosome 19, ASM2101889v1, whole genome shotgun sequence genome. Proteins encoded here:
- the emc7b gene encoding ER membrane protein complex subunit 7 yields the protein MLCGERIPLLWVFVQAAVVVAWCFADMETGPGAGVPTQPNGDRFKIEGRAIVPGVKTQDWVSTARILVEGEEYVGFLRTDGSFAVNDVPSGSYVVEVVTPTFRFEPVRVDITSKGKMRARLVNYIKTSEVIRQPYPLQIRASGAHSYFMKRETWGWTDFLMNPMVMMMVLPLLIIVLLPKVVNTNDPEMRKEMEQSMNMLNPNPELPDVSELMTKLFSGSKGSSKAGSSSKGTRPAAKRR